A region of Candidatus Nezhaarchaeota archaeon DNA encodes the following proteins:
- a CDS encoding DUF4392 domain-containing protein — protein MDLRDLCDEIDGLMTLDVGFRGVARGLYPAARLHANKPLSLAAAEMLMNASRVLLVTGFKVLPRIVQETDGPPGALILAKTLVDLGVEVSIAIEEDSTRILKAGLEVLDIDCEVLPLPINVDLTDYSRELLNKKPVSSLVFIEKAGSNEVGVYHNMRGSDVTQYHAKAEALLHEAKRRGLNVMAVGDGGNEVGFGLIKKAVELYVPKGRRCGCPCGGGIASSSKADLVIVASTSNIGCYAISCALSMLNGAPWPHSREVEVELIKALIDAGAVDGMTCRSEMMVDGVPINITASIVELLRHISDEARKH, from the coding sequence TTGGACTTGAGGGATTTATGTGATGAGATTGATGGGTTGATGACGTTAGATGTGGGTTTTAGAGGGGTTGCAAGAGGCTTATATCCCGCGGCCAGACTTCATGCTAATAAACCTCTCAGCTTGGCAGCTGCTGAAATGCTTATGAATGCAAGTAGAGTTCTACTCGTTACAGGCTTTAAGGTCCTACCGAGAATTGTTCAAGAGACTGATGGACCTCCGGGAGCCTTGATCCTGGCAAAGACGCTAGTGGACCTTGGAGTTGAAGTCTCAATAGCGATTGAGGAGGATAGTACGAGAATCCTAAAGGCAGGTCTTGAGGTCCTTGATATTGATTGTGAAGTTCTCCCACTACCAATTAACGTTGATTTAACCGACTACTCGCGTGAACTGTTGAATAAGAAGCCTGTAAGCTCATTAGTGTTCATAGAGAAGGCTGGATCTAACGAGGTTGGGGTCTATCATAACATGCGGGGCTCTGACGTTACTCAATACCATGCTAAGGCGGAGGCCCTCCTCCATGAGGCTAAGAGGAGGGGATTAAATGTGATGGCGGTGGGTGATGGAGGGAACGAGGTCGGATTTGGGCTTATTAAGAAGGCTGTGGAGCTCTACGTTCCCAAGGGGAGACGATGTGGCTGTCCTTGTGGCGGGGGAATAGCATCGTCATCCAAGGCCGACCTGGTTATAGTGGCCTCGACATCGAACATAGGCTGCTATGCCATCTCCTGCGCTCTCTCAATGCTTAATGGAGCTCCATGGCCTCACAGTCGAGAGGTTGAGGTTGAACTTATAAAAGCTTTAATTGATGCTGGAGCTGTTGATGGCATGACGTGCAGGAGCGAGATGATGGTTGATGGCGTGCCCATTAACATCACCGCCTCGATAGTTGAGTTGTTAAGGCACATCTCCGATGAAGCGCGGAAGCATTAA
- a CDS encoding GIY-YIG nuclease family protein, which produces MICNPGPDHKDDVNRLNEPPITMLPEKGVYTIILHVKRSLRIHVGSLGIVGIKRGFYAYTGSGLGRGALSLRGRLLRHLRKDKKLRWHIDYLTSLPTVKVVGVVASRAEKELECIVASRLGKSFRCIEGFGSSDCSCTSHLALLACKSWDECLIYVENVYKKLGLVPVSMRL; this is translated from the coding sequence ATGATTTGTAACCCGGGTCCCGACCATAAGGATGACGTTAACAGGCTCAATGAGCCTCCGATAACCATGCTACCTGAAAAGGGAGTCTACACCATAATACTTCACGTCAAAAGGAGCTTGAGAATCCATGTAGGCTCCTTAGGCATTGTGGGGATAAAGAGAGGCTTCTACGCTTATACAGGCTCAGGTCTTGGCAGAGGAGCCTTAAGCCTTAGAGGTAGGCTTCTTAGACATTTAAGGAAGGACAAGAAATTAAGGTGGCACATCGATTATTTAACTTCACTACCCACAGTGAAGGTTGTGGGGGTGGTAGCCTCAAGAGCTGAGAAGGAGTTGGAGTGCATCGTTGCCTCCCGCCTAGGTAAGTCATTTCGCTGCATCGAAGGGTTTGGATCAAGTGATTGCTCATGCACCTCACACCTTGCCTTACTAGCGTGCAAAAGCTGGGATGAGTGCCTCATCTACGTGGAGAACGTCTACAAGAAGCTAGGGCTAGTCCCAGTATCCATGAGGCTTTAA
- a CDS encoding DUF2286 domain-containing protein, which yields MSKSRSSKKSREKSSDREEGSSEEKSVLIHSDRGSIKRVIEIEGPLHEAVKKAAFEALQLWNPEASDFVVMRDNYVKTLKLPLTREEYEYYSKFELKRSTDKAEAIIPIYVASFNNEWRDTDYYDNEVFIIAPKLPSEDLEELKKRAMLATSEEQLETYELGGLEEDLESLGEEEEGEED from the coding sequence ATGTCTAAATCGAGGAGCTCTAAGAAATCTAGGGAGAAGAGCAGTGATAGAGAAGAGGGTAGCAGTGAGGAAAAATCAGTATTGATACACTCTGATAGAGGGAGCATAAAGAGGGTCATTGAGATTGAGGGGCCGCTTCATGAGGCTGTTAAGAAGGCTGCTTTTGAGGCTCTTCAACTCTGGAATCCTGAAGCTTCCGACTTTGTTGTAATGAGGGATAACTACGTAAAGACGTTAAAGTTACCATTAACCAGGGAGGAGTATGAGTACTACTCAAAGTTTGAGTTGAAGCGGAGTACTGACAAGGCGGAAGCAATTATACCAATATACGTGGCTTCATTTAATAATGAGTGGAGAGATACTGACTACTACGATAATGAGGTCTTCATAATAGCTCCCAAGCTTCCTAGTGAGGATTTGGAGGAGCTTAAGAAGAGAGCTATGCTAGCCACTTCAGAAGAGCAGTTAGAGACATACGAGCTTGGAGGGTTGGAAGAGGATCTAGAAAGTTTAGGGGAGGAAGAAGAGGGAGAGGAGGATTAA